ACCCTTTTCGTTGGCCCCCTGCCCGACCACTCCGGAACGCGAGATACATGACCGGCACAGACGATGTCCTGCTTGTCCACGGCGGCACCCCGCTGGAGGGCGAGATCCGCGTCCGAGGCGCCAAGAACCTGGTGCCGAAGGCCATGGTCGCCGCGCTGCTCGGCAGCGGGCCCAGCCGCCTCCGCAACGTTCCCGACATCCGTGACGTACGGGTGGTCCGGGGACTCCTCCAGCTGCACGGCGTCACCGTCCGCCCCGGCGACGAGCCGGGCGAACTGATCCTCGACCCCTCGCACGTCGAGTCGGCGAACGTCGCCGACATCGATGCCCACGCGGGTTCTTCGCGCATCCCGATCCTGTTCTGCGGCCCCCTGCTGCACCGCCTCGGCCACGCCTTCATCCCGGGCCTGGGCGGCTGCGACATCGGCGGCCGGCCGATCGACTTCCACTTCGAGGTGCTGCGCCAGTTCGGCGCGACCATCGAGAAGCGGGCCGACGGCCAGTACCTGGAGGCCCCGCAGCGGCTGCGCGGCACCAAGATCCGGCTGCCGTACCCGTCGGTGGGCTCCACCGAGCAGGTGCTGCTCACCGCCGTCCTCGCCGAGGGCGTCACCGAGCTGTCCAACGCGGCCGTCGAGCCGGAGATCGAGGACCTCATCTGCGTACTGCAGAAGATGGGCGCGATCATCTCCATGGACACCGACCGGACCATCCGGATCACCGGTGTCGACAGGCTCGACGGGTACACCCACCGGGCGATCCCGGACCGCCTGGAGGCGGCCTCCTGGGCGTCGGCGGCGCTGGCGACCGAGGGCAACATCTATGTGCGCGGCGCCCAGCAGCGCTCGATGATGACCTTCCTGAACACCTACCGCAAGGTCGGCGGCGCCTTCGAGATCGACGACGAGGGCATCCGCTTCTGGCACCCGGGCGGCGCGCTCAACGCCATCGCGCTGGAGACGGACGTGCACCCCGGCTTCCAGACCGACTGGCAGCAGCCGCTGGTCGTGGCGCTGACGCAGGCCGCGGGCCTGTCGATCGTCCACGAGACGGTGTACGAGTCGCGGCTCGGCTTCACCTCCGCGCTCAACCAGATGGGCGCGCACATCCAGCTCTACCGCGAGTGCCTGGGCGGTTCGGACTGCCGCTTCGGCCAGCGCAACTTCCTGCACTCGGCGGTCGTCTCCGGACCGACCAAGCTGCAAGGCGCGGACCTGGTCATCCCGGACCTCCGGGGCGGCTTCTCGTACCTGATCGCGGCGCTGGCGGCGCAGGGCACCTCCCGGGTGCACGGCATCGACCTGATCAACCGCGGTTACGAGAACTTCATGGAGAAGCTGGAGAAGCTCGGCGCGAAGGTGGAGCTGCCGGGCGGTTCCCTGGTCTGACGCCGCCCAGTGCTGCCGCACACAGCACTGCGCACCCGGCGCCCCGGTCCCCTCGCCGAGGGGGCCGGGGCGCCGGGTTTTCCCTTCGCAGGCCACCGCCCGGCCCCTCACAGGCCCGGGGAAGCCCACGCGAACGCGCGAACCGGCCCGGCGTGGTGCCCGCGATCCGCTTGAAGTGCCGGGTGAGGTGGGACTGGTCGTGGAAGCCGACCGCGACGGCCGCCTCTCCCGGCGGCATGCCCTCCAGCAGCAGGCGGCGGGCGTGGTCCACCCGGCGGGCCGTCACGTACTGGTGCGGCGGCATCGCGTAGGCGGCGCTGAAGGCCCGTACGAGATGGGTCGGGTGCGCGTGGACCAGCCCGGCGGCCTCGGCGAGCGTGACGCCCTCCCGCAGCCGCTCGTCCAGCAGCTCGCGCAGGTCCCGCGCTACGCCCGGACCGGGCCGGGTGCGCTCCGGGGCTTCCACGGGCCGCAGATGGCCGCGCAGCCGCTCCCCGACGAACGCCAGGCGGCTCTCCGCCTCCAGCGCGTCACCCGGGTCGGCGAGGGCGGTGTGCAGCCGGGCGACGCGGGAGCGCAGCAGCGGGTCGGCCAGGTCCGGGGTGTCCACGGCGGGGCCGATGAGGCTCGCGTCGAGCTGGCTCATGTCCAGATAGAGCACCCGTTTGCGGAACCCCTCCGGGGTGGCGGGCGAACCGTTGTGCGGGACCTGCGGCGGCAGCAGGCTGACGGTGCCGTCCGGGGTGCCGTGCTGGTGGCGGTCCAAGTCGTAGCGGACGGCCCCGTCGTCGACGATCAGGAGCGTCCAGGCGTCGTGGACGTGCATGGGGTAGGCGTGCTCGGTGAAGCGGGCATGGAAGACCTCCACGACCCCGGCGACGGACGGTCGCCAGGCCGAGATCTCCTGCGGGCGGCTCACGCGGGTCACGCCAAGAACGTACAAGACGCTCCGGCGGGACGGCGGCCAGTCTCGAACCATGGGAAACACGCACGAGAACGCGAGCGGCGACGAGACCCCGCCCGTCCGTTTCGACACGAAGATCGCGGTGCTGCTCCGCGACGACCTGGAGACCTGGCAGCGGCTGAATGTGACCGCCTTCCTGGTGAGCGGCCTGGGGACGGCGGCGCCGGAGGTGATCGGCGAGCCCTACGAGGACGCCGACGCGACCGCGTACCTGCCGATGCTGCGGCAGCCGGTGCTGGTCTTCGAGGGGGCGAAGGAGACGCTGACCGGCGCGCACACGAAGGCGCTCTCCCGGTCCCTGAAGGTGGCCGTGTTCACCTCGGACCTGTTCGGCACGGGCAACGACCGGGACAACCGCGCGGCGGTGCGGGCCGTGGGGCGGGACTCGCTGGACCTGGTGGGTCTGGCCGTGTACGGCCCGCGGAACGCCGTGGACAAGGTCCTGAAGGGCTCACGGATGCATCCGTGAGCCCCTGGGGCCCCGGCGTACCGGCGGGGCTGTACGGGGCGCATGTGCCCCTGGCATGCGTAAGGGCGGCCCCTCCTGGTCGGGAGGGGCCGCCCTTGTCGCGCCGTGGGTTACTTGCCCTTGGCGGCTTCCTTGAGCTTCGAGCCCGCGGAGACCTTCACGCTGTAGCCGGCGGGGATGTTGATCGGGTCGCCGGTCTGCGGGTTGCGCGCGGTGCGAGCGGCACGGTGGGTGCGCTCGAAGGTCAGGAAACCGGGGATGGTGACCTTCTCGTCGCCCTTGGCGACGATCTCACCGACGGTCTCGGCGAGCGCGGCCAGCACGGCGTCGGCGTCCTTGCGAGTCACCTCGGCGCGGTCGGCCAGGGCGGCCACCAGCTCACTGCGGTTCATGTTGTTACTCCCGTGTTCTTCTTGCCTGTGAGGCGTGAGATCGAAGCCGATGCTGCCAGGGCCCTCTGACAGTCCCCGGACCCGGGTCTGATGTCAGACCCTCTCGCCCGATTACGCATCCTGCCCCCACCAGCGGCGGGAAAGCCAATCCGGAACCCTTCGGGGCCGATGAAAAGCGCCACGGTTTGCTCGTGGTGACGCTCCGTCGACTTGGCCGAGCGGTCCGCAGCGGATGCCGGGCCCCGCAGGGCCCACTGCCCGCCCACCCTAAAGGGGCGTTTGGGGCGCCGCGACCCGCGACGCGCCGTACGGCACGGGCGGGTGCGGCCCGGGGTAACTCGCGCCTACCCCCCGAAAGGACCTCGAAACGGCCGGGTCAGAGGGTCGCGGAGGGGGCGACCGCGGTGACGCCGGCGGCCTTCGCGGCGGCCCGGACGGCTCCGGCGACCGCGCCCGCGACCTTGTCGTTGAAGACCGAGGGGATGATGTAGTTCGCGTTGACCTCGTCCTCGGCGACCACATCGGCCAGGGCGCCGGCGGCGGCGAGCATCATCTCCGTGTTGACGGTTCGGGACTGAGCGTCCAGCAGACCGCGGAAGACACCCGGGAAGACCAGCACGTTGTTGATCTGGTTGGGGAAGTCCGAGCGCCCGGTGGCGACGACCGCGGCCGTCTGGCGGGCGATCGCGGGGTCGACCTCGGGGTCCGGATTCGCGAGCGCGAACACGATCGCGTCGTCCGCCATCGCGGCGACGTCGTCGCCGTTCAGCACGTTCGGCGCGGAGACGCCGATGAAGACGTCGGCGCCGACGACGGCCTCCTTGAGGGTGCCGGTGACGCCCTCGGGGTTGGTGTTGTCGGCGATCCAGCGCAGCGGCGAGTCGGGGTCGGCCGCGACCAGGTCCTCGCGTCCGGCGTGCACCACTCCGTGGATGTCGGCGACCACCGCGTGCTTGACGCCCGCGGCGATGAGCAGCTTCAGGATGGCCGTACCGGCCGCTCCCGCGCCGGACATGACGACCCGCACGTCGCCGATGTTCTTGCCCACCACGCGCAGGGCGTTGGTGAGGGCGGCGAGCACGACGATGGCGGTGCCGTGCTGGTCGTCGTGGAAGACGGGGATGTCGAGGGCCTCGCGCAGCCGGGCCTCGATCTCGAAGCAGCGCGGCGCGGAGATGTCCTCCAGGTTGATGCCCGCGAAGCCGGGGGCGATGGCCTTGACGATCTCGACGATGGCGTCGGTGTCCTGGGTGTCCAGGCAGATCGGCCAGGCGTCGATGCCGGCGAAGCGCTTGAAGAGGGCCGCCTTGCCCTCCATGACGGGCAGCGCGGCCTTCGGGCCGATGTTGCCGAGGCCGAGCACCGCGGAGCCGTCCGTCACAACTGCGACGGAGTTGCGCTTGATGGTCAGGCGGCGGGCGTCCTCGGGGTTCTCGGCGATGGCCATGCAGACCCGGGCGACGCCGGGGGTGTAGATCATCGAGAGGTCGTCACGGTTGCGGATGGGGTGCTTGGACGCCATCTCGATCTTGCCGCCGAGGTGCATGAGGAACGTACGGTCGGAGACCTTGCCCAGCACGACGCCCTCGATGTCGCGCAGACCTTCGACGATCTCGTCCGCGTGCGAGGTGGAGGTGGCGGCGATGGTGACGTCGATCCGCAGCTTCTCGTGGCCGGACGCGGTCACGTCGAGGCCGGTGACCGAGCCCCCGGAGGACTCGACGGCCGTGGTGAGCTGGGAGACCGCGGTGCCGCTCGCGGGCACCTCCAGCCGGACCGTCATCGAGTACGAGACGCTGGGCGCCGTTGCCATGGCCGAGTCCTTCGCTTTCCTTAGCTTCATTGCCGCACATCCGGAGCGTGGGTTCCGGATGCGCTCCCCGATCGTCGCACCTACCGACTGGTAGCCGGTAATGGCTGCCGCCTTTCGGAAAGTAGTTTCCACCATACGAGAAATCACCCGTTCGGCGGAACCCCCAACGGGCGGGATGCGGTCGGTGGGACCCCCGCAACGAGAACAGACCCGCGCCACCGGGAGGTGACGCGGGTCTGTCTTTTCCGTTGAGACGGCACCGACCCGCCATGCTCGCCTCGCGGCAAGTGGTCGCTCGAAGCGACGAAGGTTGGGCCCGGGGGCTTGGATCGAGCCGGTGCCAGTACCAAGGTAACAAAGACCTCGGAAAAGTGATTCCCGTGCGCCGGGTTGACTCGCGGAAACCCGCCGCGTCAGTCCCTGAGCAGGTCCGGCACCCCGTCCTCGTCCGGCATGTCCCGCTCCCCCGAGACCACCGTGAGCTGCTGCGTCGCCCGGGTCAGCGCCACGTACAGCACCCGCAGTCCGGCCGGGGACTCGTCGGCGATCTCCGCGGGCGAGAGAACCACCGTGGCGTCGTACTCCAGCCCCTTGGCCTCCAGGCTGCCCAGCGCCACCACCCGCTCCCCCAGCTCCGCGAGCCACTCGCGGGCCTGGGCTCGCCGGTTCATCGCGACGACCACGCCGACCGTGCCGTCCACCTGCGCCAGCAGCCGGGCGGCCTCCTCGCGGACCGTGGCGGCCAGGTCCCCGTCACGTACCTGCTCGAAGCGCGGCACCACCCCGGTCGAGCGGACCGCCGCCGGGGACTCCATGCCCGGCATGGCCAGCGCCAGCACTTTGGCGGCCAGCTCCGCGATCTCCGCCGGGTTGCGGTAGTTGACGGTGAGGGTGAAGCGGCGGCGCGGCCGGGAGCCGAGCGCCTCGTCCCGGGCGGCGGCCGCCTCGTCCGGGTCGGACCAGGAGGACTGGGCCGGGTCGCCGACGATCGTCCAGGTGGCGTGCCGGCCGCGGCGGCCGACCATGCGCCACTGCATCGGGGTGAGGTCCTGCGCCTCGTCGACGATGACGTGCGCGTACTCCGTGCGCTCCGCCGCGAGCCGCTCGGCCCGCTCCCACTGGGTCTCCTCGCGCTGCGGCATCAGCTCATCGAGCCCGGTGAGCTGGTCCAGCGGATCGGCCTCGCGCTTGCGCTTGGGCCGGTTCGGGGTGCCCAGCAGCGCCTGGAGCTCGTCCAGGAGCGCCACGTCGTGGACGGAGAGCGGACCGTTGCCCTCCGCGTCCAGGCGCTTCAGGGAGCGGGCCAGGCGGCGCACCTCGCCCTGGTTGAGGATGCGCCGTGACCAGCGGGCAAGGCGCCGTTCGTCCGCCATCGCGGCCAGCACCCGGCGGGGCGTCAGCTCGGGCCACCAGGCGTCGAGGAACTCCAGGAACGGGGTCTCGGTGGAGACGTCCTCGTCGAACGAGGACCGCAGCTCCGCGATCAGTTCCGGGTCGGTGTAGCGGCCGCGCCCGGAAGACTTGTTCCACAGGGCGTCCAGCAGCAGCTTGCGGGCGCGCGGGCGCAGCAGGTTGACCGGGGCGGTGCCGCCCAGGGCGTTGTGCCGGATACGCCGCAGCTCCTCGGCCTCCAGCTCGATCCGGGCCCCGAAGGCGACGACGCGCAGCCGGTCCGGGGGCGTCGCGGCGCCCTGCCGCCCGGGCTCCTCGCCGAAGGCGAGCTGGCCCGCCTCCTCGCGGGGCGCGGCCGGCCGGCCCTGTTCCAGGGCGCCCCGGGCCGCCTTGCGCAGCACGGGGAGCATCCGGGAGGAGCCCTTGACCCGCGCCACGGCCGGTTCGTCGTATGCGGTGGCCCCTTCGAGGCCCGCCGCGTCGTCGGAGAGCGAGCCGATCGCGCGGATGGCGACCTGGCCCTCCTCACCGAGCGAGGGCAGCACCCCTTCGGTGTACGCGACCAGGAGCGGGGTGGGCGAGACGATCAGGATGCCGCCCGCGTACCGCCGCCGGTCCTGGTAGAGCAGATACGCCGCCCGGTGCAGGGCGACCGCGGTCTTGCCGGTGCCGGGGCCGCCGGTGACCTCGGTGACGGAGGCGGCGGGGGCCCGGATGACCAGGTCCTGTTCGGCCTGGATGGAGGAGACGATGTCCCGCATGGTGTGGCTGCGGGCCTGGCCGAGCGCCGCCATCAGCGCGCCGTCCCCGATCACCGGCAGCCTCTCGCCGCCCAGGTACGCCGTCAGCTCCGGGCGCATCAGGTCGTCCTCGACCCCGAGGACCTTGCGTCCCTTGGAGCGGATGACCCGGCGGCGTACGACACGGCCCGGGTCCTTCGGGGTGGAGCGGTAGAACGGGGCGGCGGCCGGGGCCCGCCAGTCGATCACCAGCGGCGCGTAGTCGGAGTCCAGGACACCGATCCGGCCGATGTGGAGCGTCTCCGCGATATCGGCGGTGGTGTCGTCGCGTACGGAGTCGTCGGCCGGCTCCACGGAGGTGTAGGCGCCGTCCGGGCCGCGCTCCCCGTCCTTGCCGAGCAGCAGGTCGATCCGCCCGAAGAGGAAGTCCTCGAACTCGCTGTTCAGCCGGTTGAGGTGGATCCCCGCCCGGAACACCTGGGCGTCCCGCTCCGCGAGCGCGCCGGGGGTACCGACCTGCCCGCGCTTGACGGCGTCGTTCATGAGGAATTCCGCCTCGTGGATCTTCTCTTCGAGGCGGTGATAAACACGGTCGAGATGCTCTTGCTCGACACCGATTTCCCGGTCCCGCAGCGATTCGACAGCGGCATCCTGCGCGGCCACCGAGGCCCCCTTCTTAACGGCACTGGGCAGCCGTCAACCCTATAGCGAAGGGGGCCCGGGCGCACCTGCCGACCAGCGGGCGGTCGCGCGTCGCGCCCTGCTCAGGCCCCGATCTCCACCAGCCGCTCCCCGTCGAAGGTCCGCACCTCGAAGCGGGCGATGTCCTCGCGGTCCATCGCCGCGCCGCCGTGCACGTACAGCGGGGCCTTGGCCGTCGGGTTCGTCGCGTCCTCGATGCCGTACCCCCACTGCGGGACGGACCAGGAGGTGACCACCTCCTCCTCGCCGGTTTTGGAGACGGCGACCAGCGTGCACTTCTGCGGTCCCTTGACGTTCTTCAGCTCCAGGACCGTGTGGGTGCCCCAGGCCTTCTCCTCCATGCCGACGGTCGCGCCGACCCGGGTGGTGGGGTCGGTCGCCGAGACCTTCTCCGTCATGTGCTCGAAGAAGGCGTCCTCGGCCGGGCTTGTGGGGTGCGGCTCGCCCACGGCCACCGACCCGCCGCCGCGGTCGTCGCCCGCCGTGACCGCGAACGCGGCGACCGGGCCGCCGACGATCAGGGCGGCGGCCGCGGCGACCCAGTACCGGCTGCGCCGGGTGCGGCGGTGCCGTTTGCGCGCGACCTCGTCCATCAGTCCGCCGAGCAGCCGGGGCGCGGGCTTCTCGGGCACGTGCGGTACGGGGCGGGCTCCGGGCACGGCGGACGGGGCCTCGGAGAGCATCGCCAGCATCGGCTCCATCCCCGCGAACTCGTCGAGATGCGCGGCGCACCGGGCGCAGCCGGCGAGATGGGTTTCGAAGTCGCTCGCCTGCGCGTCGTCGAGGATGCCGAGGACGTACGCGGCGGCCGCGTCGTGCTCGGAACCTTCGGAGCCAGCGGCCCCCGGGCCGGGTCCGGCGCCGAAGCGGCCGGGCGGACCGGGGACCCCTGCGAGGTGAGCGGGCCCTGAGGGGTGTGCAGGACCCGCCGTATACGGGGGACTTGAGGGACCGGACGGCGTGCGGTGACCGGGAGGCCGGGGCCCGAACGGCTGCCACTGCTGGTCGCTCATGCCGTGATCCCCCTCTCTTCGAGTGCGAGCTTCATCGAACGCAGTGCGTAGAACACGCGGGACCGCACGGTCCCGCTGGGGACTCCGAGCGCTTCGGCGGCCTCGTTGACCGTACGCCCCTTGAAGTAGGTCTCGACCAATGCTTCCCGGTGCGCGGGGGTCAAATCTTCGAGCGCGTCCGAGAGCGTCATCAGCCACAGCGCCTTGTCGATCTCGTCCTCCGCGGGAATGACCTCCAGCGGCGACGGATCGACCTCGCGCGGCCGGGCCTGCCGGCTGCGGTGGTTGTCGATGACGATGCGCCGGGCGACCGTCACCAGCCAGGGTCGGACGGAGCCGGTGGCCCGGTTGAGCCGGCCGGCGTTCTTCCAGGCACGGATGAGCGTCTCCTGCACCACGTCCTCGGCCCGCTGGCGGTCGCCCGCGACGAGTCGGAGGACGTACGCGAGCAGCGGCCCGGCGTGTTCGCGGTACAGCGCCCGCATCAGCTCCTCGTCCGGTATCCCGGAAGGGGACGGGGGCGGCTCACTGCGATGTCGAGCCCTGTGCGGACGGTCATCGGCCACGGCCGCATCCTTGCGCACCCGAACCTCCCGGTCGAGACCTCTGAAACGAGCTCCTGGACCATCGATACGGGGGCGGGCGCCGGTTCATTCAACGCCGGGCGGATTTTCTTTCCCCGGGCCGGACGAGCCGGGGTCTCCCGGGTCGTACGCGCCGGTCGTTCCCGAGGTCCGGCGCCGGTGGCGGGCGACCCGTTCGCGGTTGCCGCATACCTCGCCGGAGCACCAGCGCCGCCGCCCGCCGCGCGAGGTGTCGAGGTAGAGGCGGTGGCAGGCCTCCCCCTGGCAGCGGCGCAGGGCCGCCCGCGCGACCGGGTCGGTGAGCAGGTCCACCGCGTCCCGGGCGACGACGGCGAGGAGACCCGCGCAGTCGGGCGCGGCGCTCAGGGCCCGCACCAGGTCTCCGTCCGCACCGCGCACCGCGCGGGGGCCCGGAGGCGCGCCGGAGGCGAGGGAGTTGATCCGCTCCAGGGCACCGTCGGCCGACGGGCCGCCGAGCTGAGCATCCATCAAGCGACCGACGTCGGAGCGCAGTTCGCGGAAGCGGACCACCCAGGTGGCGTCCAGCGCGTTCAGCGCGGTGCCCGGCGGGACGAGCCGGGCGTCGGCCAGCCACTGGGCCAGGTGGCCCGGGCCGGCCAGCTGTTCGCAGGTGCCGGGCACCCCGCCCGCGCGTTCCGTGGCCACCAGATCGAGGCAGATCCGGCCCGCGTCGAACCGCCGCATCCGCGCCCCCCTGCCCCCTGCCATGATCCCGCTCACCGCCTTGGGTCACCCGGTGGAACGACCACCCCCAGAGTGCTCCTGTCGGGGCCCGGCCGGAACCCCCGCCGCCACCCCCGTACCGTGACGGCCATGGAGCACGAGGGGGAGATACGCATGGGCCCGCACGACGAGAGCACCGTGACCGGTCCCGGGGGGCTGCGGCTGCGCCGGTGGTGCGAGGAGGATCTGCCCGCGGTGCTGCGGGCGTACGAGGATCCGGCGATGCGGCGGTGGCTGGCCACCCAGGTCTCCGGGCCGGACGGGGCCGCCGACTGGCTGGAGGCGCAGCGTGCCGGGTGGGCGGCGGGCACCCGCTTCGCCTTCGCCGTGACGGAGAGCGGACGGGAGGACGAACTGCTCGGCAATGTCGTGATGAAGCAGCTGGATCTCGTGGACGGCCGAGCGGAGATGGGCTATTGGACGACGGCTCCGGCGCGCGGCCGGGGGGTGGCGTCGAGGGCGCTGGCGGCCCTGACCGACTGGGCGTTCACGACCTTCGCCGATCAGGGACTGGGCCGACTGGAGTTGCTGCACCAGAGGGACAACGTGGCCTCGTGCCGGGTGGCGGAGAAGTGCGGATACCCGTTGGCGCGGGTGGTCCCGGCGCTGCCGCCGGACTACCCGCTGGACGGCCATGTGCATGTGCGGGAAGCTCCGGCGGCCGCGACGGTCAGCCCGCCGGCGGATCGTCGTGGAGAAGCCGCTGGAACAGGTGGTGGTCGCGCCAGCGGGCGTTGATGTGCAGATAGCCGGGCGCGGTGCCGATCCGCTCGAACCCGGCCTTGGCGAGGACCCGTTGGGACGGGGCGTTGTCGGTGACGGTGGCGGCCTCGACGCGGTGCAGGCCCAGCCGGTCGCGGGCCGCCTCGCACACGGCGCGGACGGCTGCGGTGGCCAGTCCGCGTCCGGCGTGGCCCTCGTCGACCCAGTAGCCGAGGCGGCCGTTGCGGAACGGGCCCCGCTCGACGCCGGAGAGCGTGAAGGCGCCGATCACCTGGTCGTCGGCGTCCGCGAGCACCCAGGGCACGGCCCGCCCGGCGTCCCGGTCGGCCAGCAGGGCGGCGAGCCGGGCGGTCTGGCCCTCGACGGTGTAGAAGATGTCGGGGCGTACGGGTTCCCAGCGGCGCAGGTACGCGCGGTTGCGGGTGAGGGCCGTGGCGAAGGCGGGCGCGTCGGTGAGTTCGGCGGGCCGGAAGGCCACGTCCGGGGCGAGGAGATGGGTGCGGTCGGTCATCCGGTCACGCTAGCCGGGACGGCCGGGCTCCGGCTCGCGGGCCCGGCGGCGGCCCAGCTGCCTCGGAGGGGCCCCTCAGCGCCCGTACTTCGTGTCCGCCGACGGGTCCAGCGCCAGCCGGTAGCCACGCTTGACGACCGTCTGGATCAGCCGGGGCACGCCCAGCGCCGAGCGGAGCCGGGCCATCGCCGTCTCCACCGCGTGCTCGTCGGAGCCGCTGCCGGGCAGGGCCCGCAGCAGGTCGGCGCGGGCCACCACCCAGCCGGGGCGGCGGGCCAGCGCGTGCAGGAGGGCCATGCCCGCGGGCGGCACCGCGCGCAGTTCGTCGTCGACGAGGACGGCGTGGCCCCGGATCTCGACGCGGTGGCCGGCGATGGGCAGGATGCGGGCGGCCGCGGGGAGGTGGGCGCACATCAGCTGGACGAGGGGGCCGAGCCGGAAGCGTTCCGGCTGGAGGGTGTCGATGCCCCGGGCCTGGAGCGGGAGGGCGGTGACCGGTCCGACGCAGGCGACCAGCACGTCGTCGCGCAGGGCGCCGAGGACCTCCGGGAGCAGTCCGCGGGTCTCGGCCCGGCCCAGGAACGAAGCGGCGGCGGGGGCGCTGGTGAAGGTGATCGCGTCCAGGCCCCGGGCGGCCGTGACGTCGAGCATCCGGTCGAGCGGGGCGATGTCCTGCGGCGGCATCCAGCGGTAGACGGGGACGACAACGACCTCGGCACCCGCGGCCGTCAGGGACTCGACGAAGCCGGGCAGCGGTTCGCCGTGCAGCTGGAGGGCGACCCGGCGTCCGGCGACGCCTTCGGCGAGGAGCCGGTCGAGGACCTCGGCCATCGATTCGGACCCGGGCGACCAGGTCTCGGTGAGCCCGGCGGCCCGGATGGCGCCCTTCACCTTGGGGCCCCGGGCGAGGAGTTCGACCCCGCGCAGGGTCTCCAGGAGCGCGTCGCCGATGCCCCAGCCGTCGGCCGCCTCGATCCAGCCGCGGAAGCCGATCGCGGTGGTGGCG
This sequence is a window from Streptomyces parvus. Protein-coding genes within it:
- a CDS encoding uroporphyrinogen-III synthase is translated as MQDDDTTHGPLAGFTVGVTAARRAEELGTLLKRRGAAVLHAPALRIVQLADDSELLAATEELIGDAPDVAVATTAIGFRGWIEAADGWGIGDALLETLRGVELLARGPKVKGAIRAAGLTETWSPGSESMAEVLDRLLAEGVAGRRVALQLHGEPLPGFVESLTAAGAEVVVVPVYRWMPPQDIAPLDRMLDVTAARGLDAITFTSAPAAASFLGRAETRGLLPEVLGALRDDVLVACVGPVTALPLQARGIDTLQPERFRLGPLVQLMCAHLPAAARILPIAGHRVEIRGHAVLVDDELRAVPPAGMALLHALARRPGWVVARADLLRALPGSGSDEHAVETAMARLRSALGVPRLIQTVVKRGYRLALDPSADTKYGR